A single Botrytis cinerea B05.10 chromosome 1, complete sequence DNA region contains:
- the Bcugp1 gene encoding Bcugp1 has translation MAQALKSALPSHLKPSSLSPNDNGEFARKHHGKTQSHMAFENTSTSVAASQMRNALNNLADTVEDPEEKKLFETEMDNFFALFRRYLNDKAKGNQLDWDRIAPPAQNQVVDYNALANSESVGFLNKLAVLKLNGGLGTSMGCVGPKSVIEVRDGMSFLDLSVRQIEYLNRTYNVNVPFVLMNSFNTDDDTSNIIKKYEGHNIDILTFNQSRYPRILKDSLLPAPKTFDSQISDWYPPGHGDVFESLYNSGILDTLIKRGVEIVFLSNVDNLGAVVDLRILQHMVETKSEYIMELTDKTKADVKGGTIIDYEGSVRLLEIAQVPKEHTNEFKSIKKFKYFNTNNIWLNLQAVKRIVENNELEMEIIPNNKSIPADKKGESDVSIVQLETAVGAAIRHFHNAHGVNVPRRRFLPVKTCSDLMLVKSDLYSLKHGQLQIDPSRFGPAPLIKLGNDFKKVSDFQKRISSIPRILELDHLTITGAVNLGRGVTLKGTVIIVATEGQTIDIPPGSILENVVVQGSLRLLEH, from the exons ATGGCACAAGCATTGAAAAGCGCTCTCCCCTCCCACCTCAAGCCTTCGAGCTTATCTCCAAACGATAATGGCGAATTCGCCCGCAAGCACCATGGAAAGACACAATCACACATG GCTTTCGAGAACACCTCAACATCTGTAGCTGCCAGTCAGATGAGAAATGCTCTCAACAACCTCGCAGACACCGTTGAGGACCccgaagagaagaag CTCTTCGAGACCGAGATGGACAACTTCTTCGCTCTTTTCCGCAGATACTTGAACGACAAGGCAAAGGGAAACCAACT TGACTGGGATCGTATTGCCCCACCTGCCCAAAACCAAGTCGTCGATTACAACGCGCTCGCAAACTCCGAGTCGGTTGGGTTCCTTAACAAATTGGCTGTTCTCAAGCTCAATGGAGGTCTTGGTACTTCCATGGGTTGTGTTGGTCCAAAATCAGTCATCGAGGTCCGTGACGGCATGTCCTTCCTCGATCTTTCCGTCAGACAAATCGAATACCTCAACCGCACATACAACGTCAACGTCCCTTTCGTTTTGATGAACTCATTCAACACTGATGATGATACCTCAAACATCATCAAGAAATACGAGGGACACAACATTGACATTCTTACATTCAACCAATCTCGATACCCAAGAATCTTGAAGGACTCCCTCCTTCCTGCACCAAAGACATTCGATTCCCAAATTTCTGACTGGTACCCACCAGGACACGGAGATGTTTTCGAGTCTCTCTACAACTCCGGCATCCTCGATACCCTCATCAAGAGAGGTGTTGAGATTGTTTTCCTTTCCAACGTTGACAACTTGGGTGCTGTTGTTGATCTCCGCATCTTGCAACACATGGTTGAGACCAAGTCTGAATACATTATGGAGTTGACCGACAAGACCAAGGCCGATGTCAAGGGTGGTACCATCATTGATTACGAAGGTTCCGTTCGTCTTCTCGAAATTGCTCAAGTACCAAAAGAGCACACCAACGAGTTCAAGTctatcaagaaattcaagtACTTCAACACCAACAACATCTGGTTGAACTTGCAAGCTGTTAAGCGTATTGTCGAGAACAACGAGCTCGAGATGGAGATCATTCcaaacaacaaatccatcCCAGCGGATAAGAAGGGCGAGTCTGATGTCTCGATCGTTCAACTCGAGACTGCCGTCGGAGCTGCTATCCGTCATTTCCACAACGCTCACGGTGTCAATGTACCCCGTAGACGTTTCTTGCCAGTCAAGACCTGCTCTGATTTGATGCTTGTTAAGTCAGACTTGTACTCTTTGAAGCACGGTCAACTTCAAATTGACCCCAGCCGTTTCGGCCCAGCTCCTTTGATCAAGCTCGGTAACGACTTCAAGAAGGTATCCGATTTCCAAAAGCGTATCAGCAGCATCCCAAGAATTCTTGAGCTTGATCACTTAACCATTACTGGAGCTGTCAACCTTGGCAGAGGTGTCACTCTCAAGGGTACTGTTATTATTGTAGCAACTGAAGGACAAACTATCGACATTCCTCCCGGATCCATCTTGGAGAACGTCGTGGTACAAGGTTCCTTGAGACTTTTGGAGCATTAG
- the Bcpib1 gene encoding Bcpib1, which produces MTDHWATPSGGASSSSAPLTPGDRPLESPSHFPRSHFYTEGSDSGEDSHMLGFMGPSSSEDNFNSQVMVETGDESEGGTTSQLNPVSGRQNDTGEEIAAFEGTMDDQATLRMSRGSDASNSSEGSSVSSVRRRQNASLGKAPMRDDSLGHSVSTAGYQADMSTTLDRVPSSSSSSRRNITSSRFNRRPSNQSSSSRRTSTQSNQSRRTSSSSPNSLAEESPRSSGNPTNSPPSDDGTPTISRSPSSVIQRPTRDRESVQSEVVVPRWQPDSEVTQCPICNAWFGWLNRKHHCRKCGRVVCNSCSPHRITIPYQYIVQPPDHPSPYSSAAYNRLHDPQGEGRTNTLEFGGGDRVRLCNPCVPDPNVAPPQTNQTGSNTEPRYNLGYHGRTRSSIVPSTSIPGSLPAESRFRLADHRSHTIRDQGTSNRYSPSGMNSTSRTAEEFQTWYRERAGMSSGQSARSRSSTVAGTGRDTTEDMFTFLRNVRGPSASIQAPPNATVSTAARRYIPSGEDLRTRPLPRPPQIQEEDECPICHHELPSRTLPNSETLRSDHIMSCIDRATSRMFIGTPTSTPPPQIPSATRPAPPITQSSAQSSSSHASTSSTVAAPPPLTSIPSGGPSQPRRTGVFPYIATEKDCQDDAECQICLEEYEPGLEMGRLECFCRFHLSCIRKWFEKHPGRCPMHQHDAYGY; this is translated from the exons ATGACTGATCACTGGGCAACTCCTTCTGGGGGGGCTTCCAGTTCCTCCGCCCCTCTCACACCAGGGGATCGACCACTCGAGAGTCCTAGTCATTTTCCGCGGTCTCACTTTTATACTGAAGGTAGCGATTCAGGGGAGGACTCGCACATGCTGGGATTTATGGgtccttcttcttccgaAGACAACTTCAATAGTCAAGTTATGGTTGAGACAGGCGATGAATCTGAGGGCGGGACTACATCACAATTGAATCCAGTGAGCGGCCGGCAAAATGATACAGGAGAGGAGATAGCAGCATTTGAAGGAACTATGGATGATCAGGCGACGCTTCGAATGAGTCGGGGAAGTGATGCTTCTAATTCTAGTGAGGGAAGTTCAGTAAGCAGTGTTAGACGAAGACAAAACGCAAGTCTCGGAAAAGCCCCTATGAGGGATGATAGCTTAGGCCATAGTGTCTCTACAGCTGGTTATCAAGCAGACATGTCAACTACTCTAGATCGGGTTCCTAGCTCGTCTAGCTCTTCTCGGCGAAACATAACGTCATCTAGGTTTAATCGCAGACCCTCAAATCAATCTTCGTCATCGAGGCGAACCTCAACTCAGTCTAATCAGAGCAGGCGTacgtcatcttcttctccaaattctcTTGCGGAGGAGTCGCCGAGAAGCTCGGGTAACCCTACGAATTCACCTCCGAGTGATGATGGCACGCCAACTATATCTCGATCTCCCTCAAGTGTTATACAAAGGCCGACAAGAGATCGAGAATCTGTACAGAGTGAAGTTGTGGTTCCTAGGTGGCAGCCGGACTCGGAGGTTACTCAGTGTCCCATTTGTAATGCTTGGTTTGGTTGGCTAAACAGAAAACATCACTGTCG AAAATGCGGCCGTGTGGTCTGCAACTCTTGTTCCCCGCACCGGATCACAATTCCCTATCAATACATTGTGCAACCTCCAGACCATCCGTCCCCATACAGTTCTGCGGCCTATAATCGTCTCCATGATCCACAGGGCGAAGGACGTACAAATACTTTAGAGTTTGGCGGAGGAGATAGAGTTCGTCTGTGTAACCCTTGTGTACCTGATCCGAATGTAGCTCCACCTCAGACCAACCAAACAGGCTCCAACACAGAACCTCGATACAACCTTGGATATCACGGCCGAACACGAAGTTCTATCGTTCCCTCTACATCTATCCCAGGAAGCCTGCCAGCGGAATCTCGATTTCGACTTGCAGATCATCGTTCACATACAATTCGTGATCAAGGTACTTCTAATAGGTATTCACCCTCTGGAATGAATTCCACTTCTAGAACAGCGGAAGAGTTTCAGACTTGGTACAGGGAGCGAGCCGGTATGAGCTCTGGACAAAGTGCACGTTCAAGAAGCTCGACGGTTGCTGGAACTGGGCGGGATACAACCGAAGACATG TTTACATTCCTCAGAAATGTGCGAGGCCCTTCTGCTAGCATTCAGGCACCACCGAACGCTACTGTATCAACAGCAGCCAGGCGATATATTCCGTCAGGGGAAGATCTACGTACTCGTCCTTTGCCGCGACCACCTCAGATacaagaggaagatgaatgCCCAATCTGTCATCATGAACTCCCTTCTAGAACTCTCCCTAATTCTGAAACTCTTCGATCTGATCATATCATGTCCTGTATCGATCGTGCAACATCTAGAATGTTTATCGGTACTCCGACTTCAACACCTCCCCCGCAAATCCCATCAGCAACACGTCCGGCGCCACCTATCACTCAATCATCTGCTCAGTCAAGCTCCTCCCACGCTTCTACATCTTCCACTGTAGCCGCACCTCCCCCTCTTACATCAATTCCTTCAGGCGGCCCCTCTCAACCTCGACGCACTGGAGTATTTCCGTATATCGCCACAGAGAAAGATTGCCAAGACGACGCGGAATGCCAAATTTGCCTGGAGGAATACGAACCGGGATTGGAAATGGGACGATTGGAATGCTTCTGTAGGTTTCACTTGAGTTGTATACGAAAATGGTTTGAGAAACATCCAGGAAGATGTCCGATGCATCAGCACGATGCGTATGGATATTGA